In Granulicella tundricola MP5ACTX9, a single genomic region encodes these proteins:
- a CDS encoding DUF2199 domain-containing protein, with protein MSLKSFIKTQDLWKTEGRELSPPYLGWLNTELPLYGNTINLEVEMHT; from the coding sequence ATTAGCCTCAAGAGCTTCATCAAGACTCAGGACCTCTGGAAAACGGAAGGCCGCGAGTTGAGTCCACCCTACTTGGGTTGGCTCAATACCGAGCTTCCTCTGTACGGCAACACTATCAACCTGGAAGTCGAAATGCATACCTAG
- a CDS encoding ribbon-helix-helix protein, CopG family has product MRTLIDIPEEDIAAIKQVTVALGISRAEFVRRAVSQSLEPYRTSGHSEAFGICAGKLEDGLQFQDRLRGEW; this is encoded by the coding sequence ATGCGGACCCTCATCGACATCCCCGAAGAAGACATTGCAGCCATCAAGCAAGTCACAGTGGCCCTCGGGATCTCACGCGCTGAATTCGTCCGCCGCGCCGTCTCACAGTCTCTTGAGCCCTACCGAACCTCTGGTCACTCGGAAGCCTTCGGAATCTGCGCGGGAAAACTTGAGGACGGTCTCCAATTCCAGGATCGGCTGCGCGGTGAATGGTAG
- a CDS encoding TonB-dependent receptor domain-containing protein, whose amino-acid sequence MHGTAYYFNRNEFFAARGPFLAASTRKSALRNQQFGGSIGGPIIKDKLFFFTTYERQKYLIQNTSFATEPTTAYVAAATTLLTAHNIPVNPLSLSVLTLWPQGNKASGPATTNNYYDPRPQSGYSDNAIGKIDWTITPRQTLSARAFIGTGRQFAAAGTNIFDYYQVAPDITQNFTAVHNWAITDRLSNQLLAGVGVFNQTFNDENHSQNIPALGLNTGVTSPSLFGAPTITISGIDQIGVTQPLGRKDYTGHLTDTATYTFGKHQVRFGGEFRRNFMDLQYQRNTRGSFNFTGSATSSVALPAGATSYAADTTTPATVKALADYLAGYVASSSFTQGTLRRGIYQKAFDAFVQDQYTVLPTLTLNVGLRYTYNGPFTSNGVISDFRPGAAGTDAYGLLANSNGLDTIYKKNLTNYAPRFGFSYQAAPKMVVRGTYGIYFDVPNFNGFFDNRPGNGGASGVQANPTGATPVINVSRNLFQWQTGVNTFSGGAIPAAIGLSTISPNFRTAYVENFNLNTEYQLSRNTILQAGYVGSLGRRLFRLVDINQAHPGAGATVAALQPRRPYYTNTQVTNAKVIAAINQIESEGTSNYNSAQVLVRTSNFHGMTAQGSYTYGHALDVVSGTRGFAPQDSANPNAEYGSADFDVRHTFNGYVVYEMPKFTDHLQLLSRGWQVNTFISAFTGTPFSAKLGSTDNSGTGEFQDRANQVSNPSAGLSRQRVSATAGAAPIVQWITPTAFAAAPQGTFGTTARNTLRGPAFATVDASLVKNTYIREGVNLQLRAEMFNIFNRVNLANPGTGTLSSSSFGQISSTRNNGGAPGIGPGEPFNVQLAGKIIF is encoded by the coding sequence ATTCACGGCACTGCTTACTACTTCAACCGCAACGAGTTTTTTGCGGCACGTGGACCCTTCCTGGCAGCATCGACGCGCAAGTCTGCGTTGCGCAATCAGCAGTTCGGCGGTTCCATCGGCGGACCAATTATCAAAGACAAGCTGTTCTTCTTTACGACCTATGAGCGTCAGAAATACCTGATCCAAAACACATCGTTTGCGACGGAGCCTACGACTGCCTACGTGGCGGCTGCAACGACCTTGCTGACTGCGCACAATATTCCGGTTAATCCGCTTTCCCTGAGCGTGCTCACACTATGGCCGCAAGGCAATAAGGCGTCCGGGCCGGCGACGACAAATAACTACTACGACCCGCGTCCGCAGAGCGGCTACAGCGATAACGCGATCGGCAAGATCGACTGGACGATCACACCTCGGCAGACGCTTTCCGCACGAGCTTTCATCGGCACCGGCCGACAATTCGCGGCGGCGGGAACGAATATCTTCGACTACTATCAAGTGGCGCCGGATATCACGCAGAACTTTACGGCAGTGCACAACTGGGCGATCACGGATCGGCTCTCCAACCAGCTGCTGGCCGGGGTAGGAGTCTTCAATCAGACCTTCAATGACGAGAACCATAGCCAGAATATTCCAGCACTGGGCCTGAATACAGGCGTAACTTCGCCGTCGTTGTTTGGTGCGCCCACAATCACCATCAGCGGCATCGACCAGATAGGCGTGACGCAGCCCCTCGGGCGCAAGGATTACACTGGCCACTTGACGGATACGGCGACGTACACCTTCGGCAAGCATCAGGTGCGCTTTGGCGGTGAGTTCCGCCGAAACTTCATGGATCTGCAGTACCAGCGCAACACGCGCGGCAGTTTCAACTTCACAGGTTCGGCTACATCGAGTGTTGCGTTGCCGGCTGGCGCAACCTCCTATGCGGCGGATACGACCACGCCAGCAACCGTGAAGGCGTTGGCCGACTACCTCGCCGGTTATGTAGCTTCCTCCAGCTTCACGCAGGGCACGCTGCGTCGCGGTATCTACCAGAAGGCCTTTGATGCATTTGTGCAGGATCAGTACACGGTGCTTCCGACGCTGACTTTGAACGTAGGCCTGCGCTACACGTACAACGGCCCCTTTACGTCCAACGGGGTCATTTCCGACTTCCGTCCCGGTGCTGCGGGAACCGACGCCTATGGCCTGCTTGCTAACTCAAACGGCCTTGATACGATCTACAAGAAAAACCTGACCAACTATGCTCCGCGCTTCGGATTCTCCTACCAGGCGGCACCGAAGATGGTGGTTCGCGGAACGTACGGAATCTACTTCGACGTCCCGAATTTCAATGGCTTCTTTGACAACCGTCCAGGCAACGGTGGAGCGTCAGGCGTACAAGCCAACCCTACAGGTGCAACGCCGGTGATCAACGTCAGCCGGAACCTGTTTCAGTGGCAGACGGGGGTGAATACCTTCAGCGGCGGCGCGATTCCAGCCGCAATCGGGCTTTCGACGATCAGCCCGAACTTTCGCACCGCGTACGTTGAGAACTTCAACTTGAACACTGAGTATCAGTTGAGCCGTAACACGATCCTGCAGGCCGGGTACGTCGGCTCACTGGGCCGTCGCCTGTTCCGCCTAGTCGATATCAACCAGGCTCATCCGGGAGCGGGAGCAACGGTCGCCGCTTTGCAGCCACGGCGTCCCTACTACACCAACACACAGGTCACCAATGCAAAGGTAATCGCCGCGATCAACCAGATCGAGAGCGAAGGTACTTCTAACTACAACTCCGCGCAGGTGCTGGTGCGTACCAGCAACTTTCACGGCATGACAGCGCAAGGCTCCTACACCTACGGTCATGCGCTGGACGTGGTCTCCGGTACCCGCGGGTTTGCTCCGCAGGACTCCGCCAATCCCAACGCAGAGTATGGCAGCGCGGACTTCGATGTGCGTCACACCTTCAATGGTTACGTCGTATACGAGATGCCAAAGTTTACCGACCACTTGCAGTTGCTGAGCCGTGGATGGCAAGTAAACACCTTTATCTCCGCGTTTACCGGCACACCGTTTTCGGCCAAGCTGGGTAGCACGGATAACAGCGGCACGGGTGAGTTCCAGGATCGTGCGAACCAGGTTAGCAACCCATCCGCAGGCCTCTCTCGTCAGCGCGTATCGGCCACCGCCGGTGCGGCACCGATCGTGCAGTGGATCACGCCGACCGCCTTTGCAGCCGCACCGCAGGGCACCTTCGGCACCACGGCACGTAACACGCTGCGTGGACCGGCCTTCGCGACGGTGGATGCCTCGCTGGTCAAGAACACGTATATCCGCGAAGGGGTCAACCTGCAACTGCGGGCGGAGATGTTCAACATCTTTAATCGAGTGAACTTGGCGAACCCAGGTACAGGTACGCTGTCATCGTCTTCGTTCGGTCAGATCTCCAGCACGCGCAACAATGGCGGTGCGCCCGGAATAGGACCGGGTGAGCCGTTCAACGTTCAGCTTGCGGGTAAAATTATTTTTTAG
- a CDS encoding glycoside hydrolase family 20 zincin-like fold domain-containing protein, whose protein sequence is MKIYKSVKRCSAPRLSGFMRCMVVYCLLRAAVGHTQTLDPKAPTFSPIPREVHAGQRVVVRSATVVVPGGDAEDLFAAHDLEKLFKASGISISPGIGAPTLMVQLLRKDSPQAAGLLKQSGLAFGPEMSAEGYVIVAHTPVVAVIGETSAGVFYGVQTVKQMVESEGGVARIWTGTVSDWPAMRYRGIHDDLSRGPFPTLEFQKHQLEVFAAHKVNLYSPYFEHTLQYAGDPLAAPPGSSLTRAESQDLEEFASRRHIMIVPEQEAFGHLHHVLQYEKYADLAETPHGHVIAPGQAGAQPLIKSWFTQIAEDFPSPFLHIGADETFELGTGRTKSEVDKKGLGPVYAQFLNTIHTTLAPLNRRLLFWGDLVWSDPASVSLLPKDMIAIPWIYWHEDSYDHNLLPFKKAGIETWVAPGDANWRVVYPLGKTALDNISGFVEAGQRLGSTGELTVVWNDDGEGLFNQDWFGVLFGAAAGWQPAKIDGAAYQARFGRVFYGDMTGRIDQAQKELMDAESLVDVADDVFWMDPWSKAGQAKATKMRANIPAARLHAEKAIELIEEARTTDATLREQDALKAMELGARRIDFIGMKFQLADEMKAAYAQAYQQKDDKKRETETRELLYSISSMNGRCQDLRDGYSMIKNLYRDSWLAENRPYWIDNVLVRYDLQIQLWERRGEDINALIDEWQSTKTLPRAEEAGIPPLLESALAKPVDLKR, encoded by the coding sequence ATGAAGATCTACAAGTCGGTTAAACGCTGTTCGGCTCCAAGGTTGTCAGGCTTCATGCGATGCATGGTCGTTTATTGTCTACTGCGTGCTGCAGTGGGCCATACCCAAACACTTGATCCAAAGGCTCCTACCTTCTCACCGATACCGCGCGAAGTCCATGCAGGGCAACGGGTGGTGGTAAGGTCGGCCACGGTGGTGGTGCCGGGCGGCGATGCCGAGGATCTGTTTGCGGCTCATGACTTGGAAAAGTTATTCAAAGCTTCCGGGATTTCAATATCGCCAGGTATTGGGGCACCGACCCTAATGGTGCAGTTGCTTAGAAAAGATTCACCCCAGGCAGCGGGACTGTTGAAGCAGTCAGGTCTGGCTTTTGGTCCGGAGATGTCAGCCGAAGGTTATGTCATTGTGGCCCACACGCCAGTCGTGGCGGTGATCGGTGAAACGTCGGCTGGGGTCTTTTATGGTGTGCAAACGGTGAAACAGATGGTGGAGAGCGAAGGAGGCGTTGCGCGAATCTGGACGGGAACCGTAAGCGACTGGCCCGCGATGAGGTATCGCGGTATCCACGATGATCTCTCTCGCGGCCCCTTCCCTACGCTGGAGTTTCAGAAGCACCAATTAGAAGTCTTCGCGGCGCACAAGGTCAATCTCTACTCCCCGTACTTCGAACATACGCTCCAGTATGCGGGCGATCCGCTCGCGGCTCCTCCGGGAAGTTCTTTGACACGCGCCGAATCACAGGATCTGGAAGAGTTTGCAAGCCGGCGCCACATCATGATCGTGCCGGAGCAGGAGGCGTTTGGCCATCTTCATCATGTACTGCAGTATGAGAAGTATGCAGACTTGGCGGAGACGCCGCACGGACATGTCATTGCGCCGGGACAAGCTGGTGCGCAACCCTTGATCAAGAGCTGGTTCACGCAGATTGCAGAAGACTTTCCAAGTCCGTTTCTGCACATAGGCGCAGATGAGACCTTCGAATTAGGCACGGGCAGGACGAAGTCCGAGGTGGACAAGAAAGGTCTGGGGCCAGTCTATGCGCAGTTTCTGAACACGATTCACACAACACTTGCTCCACTCAACCGGCGCCTCCTGTTCTGGGGAGACCTGGTGTGGAGTGATCCGGCCAGCGTATCGCTCTTGCCAAAAGACATGATCGCAATTCCCTGGATTTACTGGCATGAAGATAGCTACGACCATAATCTGCTGCCGTTCAAGAAGGCGGGTATCGAGACATGGGTTGCGCCAGGCGACGCGAATTGGCGCGTGGTCTATCCGCTTGGAAAGACGGCGCTGGACAACATCTCCGGTTTCGTTGAGGCGGGTCAGCGGTTGGGAAGCACGGGCGAACTCACGGTGGTGTGGAACGATGACGGCGAGGGCCTCTTCAATCAGGATTGGTTCGGAGTTCTCTTTGGTGCCGCGGCGGGTTGGCAGCCGGCAAAGATAGATGGAGCCGCTTACCAAGCGCGCTTTGGGCGAGTGTTCTACGGGGATATGACTGGCCGTATCGATCAGGCTCAGAAGGAACTGATGGATGCAGAGAGTTTGGTGGACGTTGCTGACGACGTGTTCTGGATGGATCCGTGGAGCAAGGCTGGACAGGCCAAGGCCACGAAGATGCGGGCGAATATTCCGGCGGCTCGATTACATGCGGAGAAGGCAATTGAATTGATCGAGGAGGCACGGACGACGGACGCAACGCTGCGGGAACAGGATGCCTTGAAGGCGATGGAACTCGGTGCTCGCAGGATCGACTTCATCGGGATGAAGTTTCAACTTGCAGACGAGATGAAAGCAGCCTACGCGCAAGCTTATCAACAAAAGGACGATAAGAAGCGTGAGACCGAGACGCGGGAGTTGCTCTATTCGATCAGCAGCATGAACGGGCGGTGCCAGGATCTGCGGGATGGTTACTCGATGATCAAGAATCTCTATCGCGACAGTTGGCTTGCGGAGAATCGGCCTTACTGGATCGATAACGTCCTGGTGCGTTACGATCTCCAGATTCAACTGTGGGAGCGGCGGGGAGAAGACATCAATGCGCTCATCGATGAGTGGCAGAGCACCAAGACGCTGCCTCGAGCCGAGGAAGCTGGCATTCCGCCCTTGCTGGAGTCTGCGTTAGCGAAGCCAGTAGATTTGAAGCGCTAA
- a CDS encoding DUF1801 domain-containing protein, which produces MKTTVAAKSASGLIDQRIAELGDWRGAMLALVRRVIHEADPEVVEEWKWRGVPVWSHDGIICTGETYKKVVKLTFARGAALDDVAGLFNSSLDGNVRRALDIQEGETLDEAGLKGLVRAAVALNVGKKKRKG; this is translated from the coding sequence ATGAAGACAACTGTGGCTGCTAAGAGTGCGTCCGGGCTGATCGATCAGAGGATTGCGGAGCTTGGGGACTGGCGCGGGGCGATGCTGGCGCTGGTTCGGAGGGTGATCCATGAGGCCGATCCGGAGGTGGTGGAGGAGTGGAAGTGGCGGGGGGTGCCGGTGTGGTCGCATGACGGGATTATTTGTACGGGGGAGACTTATAAGAAGGTGGTCAAGCTGACGTTTGCCCGAGGGGCGGCGTTGGATGATGTTGCGGGGCTGTTCAATTCGAGCCTTGACGGGAATGTAAGGCGGGCGCTCGATATCCAGGAGGGCGAGACGCTGGATGAGGCGGGGTTGAAGGGGCTGGTGCGGGCTGCGGTGGCTTTGAATGTGGGGAAGAAGAAGCGGAAAGGGTGA
- a CDS encoding alpha-L-fucosidase — MPPRLFAFRASVFLALLALVSSPPLWAQAEPLTNKPERLEWFRDQGLGLFIHWSVDSQLGVIISHSLAGASDEYVERFYKELPQTFNPSHFDPDALARLARTAGFRYMVFTTKHHNGFAMWNTTTTPFSITHTPYARDLTSQLFTAFRAQGVAPGVYFSPDDFLWLHNHGKEIQRLVPEVQPSANPGLLALDQQQVTELMTHYGPVSAVFFDGEAKDLRNIVWKLQPDAVVTRGAIETPEQNVPGAPLPGAWEANMTMGTAWGYQPSDEHYKSVQDLLHILIQTRARGGNLLLNVGLKPDGSLPTEQEERLRTLGSWMFVNSDAIYGTRPWVVTNEENIWFTRSRDHNDLYAIFDPEDTAEPWKRGDARDFVLKTVRATPSTTIGILGQNDHIVEYRPNLSPRSTFEQKPDGLHIHVMRAQRLRDSDEWPYPSVIHLTNVEEAFTPPVVHTLSARQSSGEIELQGDWAGAEAPGARFGFDYRIITGEDTRSRLHGWQHLPQQPASHPGSYSATFHPDPQEQYEFRSVLLHPLLTLYGETVSASIH, encoded by the coding sequence ATGCCCCCACGCCTTTTCGCCTTCCGCGCCTCGGTATTCTTGGCTTTACTGGCTCTCGTATCTTCACCACCCTTGTGGGCCCAGGCCGAGCCGCTGACCAATAAACCGGAGCGCCTTGAGTGGTTTCGAGACCAGGGCCTGGGCCTCTTCATCCACTGGTCGGTCGATTCGCAACTTGGCGTCATCATCAGTCACTCGCTTGCAGGTGCCAGTGACGAGTACGTCGAACGCTTCTACAAGGAACTCCCGCAAACCTTCAATCCCAGCCACTTTGACCCCGACGCCCTCGCCCGCCTCGCCCGTACCGCCGGCTTCCGTTACATGGTCTTCACCACCAAGCACCATAACGGCTTCGCCATGTGGAATACCACCACCACCCCGTTCAGCATCACGCACACCCCCTACGCCAGGGACCTCACCTCCCAGCTCTTCACCGCCTTCCGCGCCCAGGGCGTCGCACCCGGTGTCTACTTCTCACCGGACGACTTCCTCTGGCTCCACAACCACGGCAAGGAGATCCAGCGTCTCGTCCCTGAAGTGCAGCCCAGCGCCAACCCCGGTCTCCTCGCGCTCGATCAGCAGCAGGTCACCGAACTCATGACCCACTACGGCCCCGTTTCTGCGGTGTTCTTTGACGGCGAAGCCAAAGACCTTCGCAACATCGTATGGAAGCTCCAACCCGACGCTGTCGTCACACGCGGTGCCATCGAAACGCCTGAGCAGAACGTTCCCGGCGCACCTCTCCCCGGAGCCTGGGAAGCCAACATGACCATGGGCACCGCCTGGGGGTATCAGCCCTCGGACGAGCACTACAAATCCGTTCAGGATCTACTGCACATCCTGATCCAGACCCGCGCCCGCGGCGGCAATCTCCTCCTCAACGTCGGCCTCAAGCCAGACGGCTCGCTGCCCACCGAGCAAGAGGAGCGGCTACGCACGCTGGGGTCCTGGATGTTCGTCAACTCAGATGCCATCTACGGAACCCGCCCCTGGGTCGTGACGAACGAGGAGAACATCTGGTTCACTCGTTCTCGCGACCATAACGACCTGTACGCCATCTTCGACCCCGAAGACACCGCCGAGCCTTGGAAGCGCGGAGACGCCCGCGACTTCGTCCTCAAGACGGTTCGTGCCACGCCCTCCACCACCATAGGCATTCTTGGCCAGAACGATCACATCGTGGAATACCGCCCGAATCTTTCGCCCCGAAGCACCTTCGAACAGAAGCCGGACGGTCTCCACATTCACGTCATGCGCGCCCAGCGTCTGCGCGATAGCGACGAGTGGCCCTACCCTTCCGTCATCCACCTCACCAACGTCGAAGAGGCGTTTACGCCACCCGTCGTCCACACCCTGTCCGCCAGGCAGTCCAGCGGTGAGATAGAACTTCAGGGCGACTGGGCTGGCGCAGAGGCCCCCGGTGCCAGGTTCGGCTTCGACTACCGCATCATCACCGGGGAAGACACCCGTTCCCGCCTTCACGGCTGGCAGCATCTTCCCCAGCAACCAGCCTCACATCCCGGCAGCTACTCCGCCACCTTCCACCCGGACCCACAGGAGCAGTACGAGTTCCGCTCCGTGCTCCTTCACCCACTACTGACACTTTACGGAGAAACCGTCTCCGCATCCATTCACTGA
- a CDS encoding type II toxin-antitoxin system VapC family toxin, whose product MVAVPSLYDTNILIDYLNGLEAARTELESDVAQDRAISAITWMEVMVGVPQSLEAPVRRFLSTFKHLPVTRAVSEEAFTIRRQSRVKLPDAIMLATARAHNRVLVTRNTRDFPVQTIGFHVPYTL is encoded by the coding sequence ATGGTAGCCGTCCCCTCTCTCTACGACACCAATATCCTGATCGACTATCTCAACGGTCTCGAAGCTGCCAGAACCGAACTGGAATCTGACGTCGCCCAGGACCGAGCCATCAGCGCCATCACCTGGATGGAGGTCATGGTTGGCGTTCCGCAATCCTTGGAAGCGCCGGTTCGGAGATTTCTCTCCACCTTCAAACATCTCCCCGTCACCCGCGCTGTCTCAGAGGAAGCCTTCACAATTCGCAGGCAAAGCAGGGTGAAACTACCTGATGCCATCATGCTTGCGACCGCCCGCGCCCACAACCGCGTCCTGGTCACTCGCAACACGCGTGATTTCCCCGTGCAAACGATAGGTTTCCACGTTCCTTATACGCTTTAG
- a CDS encoding amylo-alpha-1,6-glucosidase has translation MRAFVLMMLALSVGAGAQGLRPVAAFPMREDGLVLRRHVSAGQPFTVAGPEGVIVGEQQGSFEAWVLPVKLLSHFTIEAQVEGYAVPIDLNQAAREIDVRPDRTTITYSHIAVTVRQTMFSADGVGAVVMFAVDSVRPVDLTFRFTGELREMWPKLSSGVPSAEWVERGASGFYVLHSDYPEFAGAVALPGAKSGIMAPFQERPQVHPLEFRLHVDPKADAGKVYPLLMAVGRTKETASTAALEKAMGDVDGRLGAIYSGHAERYKAQAAELTSIRTPDEGLNDDFSWAVTSIGQLRARLGGEMGLVAGYYASGDSARPGFGWFFGRDSLYTLYAVNGYGDFGLARSELEFLMARQRADGKVMHEYSQTAGDLDWKAFPYWYAAADATPLFLTTMLDYVRASGDVAFLAAHKDKVMSAWAFETSHDADHDGIYDNSEGTGWVESWPTSSTHEGMPKQEVYLALMDQQGSAAVGQMARLLKDDTLAQAADARAAKVRAVLEKEYYVSKSGEYGFSQDFGKIDKTSTVFPSVAWWNDGAGYTPGLEHAGVSLRRWASHDFATDWGARDVAESDAMYDPISYHQGSVWPLFTGWAAMAQYRSGHALAGFQSVMANADLTTAQDIGAVTELLSGAFFEPFGRSTSHQLWSSAMVVTPLLRGMFGLEVDGVARTVKVTPRLPADWDSAEVRRLHVGASVVDVLYRREGGFMNVSLSPVSGEAVRLVGPAKVALPAVEVSMGHGLPTPGSRTGQVKVVDETWSGRSLRLEVEGVSGTVGRFTVRQNVSGLKVAVEGGGLDGSALTIPFSGAAGYMSKVVTLRW, from the coding sequence GTGCGGGCTTTCGTGTTGATGATGCTGGCTTTGAGTGTGGGTGCGGGGGCGCAGGGGCTGCGGCCGGTGGCTGCGTTTCCGATGCGCGAGGATGGGCTGGTGCTGCGGCGGCATGTGTCGGCTGGGCAGCCTTTTACGGTGGCGGGGCCGGAGGGTGTGATCGTCGGGGAGCAGCAGGGGAGCTTTGAGGCGTGGGTGCTGCCGGTAAAGCTGCTGAGCCACTTTACGATCGAGGCGCAGGTTGAAGGTTATGCGGTACCGATCGACCTGAACCAGGCGGCGCGGGAGATTGATGTGAGGCCGGACCGGACCACGATCACCTACTCGCATATTGCGGTGACGGTGCGGCAGACGATGTTTTCTGCCGACGGCGTGGGGGCGGTGGTGATGTTTGCGGTGGACTCTGTGAGGCCCGTTGATCTGACGTTCCGGTTCACGGGGGAACTGCGGGAGATGTGGCCTAAGTTGAGTAGCGGCGTGCCGTCTGCCGAGTGGGTGGAGCGTGGAGCGAGTGGGTTCTACGTGCTGCACTCCGACTACCCGGAGTTTGCGGGGGCGGTGGCGCTGCCGGGGGCGAAGAGCGGGATCATGGCTCCGTTCCAGGAGCGGCCGCAGGTGCATCCGCTGGAGTTCCGGCTGCATGTGGACCCAAAGGCGGATGCGGGGAAGGTGTATCCGCTGCTGATGGCTGTCGGGCGGACGAAGGAGACGGCTTCGACGGCGGCGCTGGAGAAGGCTATGGGTGATGTGGATGGGCGGCTCGGCGCGATCTATTCGGGTCATGCGGAGCGATATAAGGCTCAGGCTGCGGAGCTGACTTCGATACGAACGCCGGATGAGGGGCTGAACGATGACTTTTCCTGGGCGGTGACCTCGATTGGGCAGTTGCGGGCTCGGCTGGGTGGGGAGATGGGGTTGGTGGCGGGGTACTATGCTTCGGGCGACTCGGCTCGGCCGGGATTTGGGTGGTTCTTTGGGCGGGACTCCTTGTACACGCTGTATGCGGTGAATGGTTATGGGGACTTTGGGCTGGCGCGGAGCGAGCTGGAGTTCCTAATGGCGAGGCAAAGGGCGGACGGCAAGGTAATGCACGAGTACTCGCAGACGGCGGGCGACCTGGACTGGAAGGCATTTCCTTACTGGTATGCGGCTGCGGATGCTACGCCTCTCTTTCTGACGACGATGCTGGACTATGTTCGGGCTAGTGGGGATGTTGCCTTCCTTGCCGCGCATAAGGACAAGGTGATGAGTGCGTGGGCGTTTGAGACGTCGCATGACGCGGATCACGATGGGATCTATGACAACTCTGAGGGCACGGGCTGGGTGGAGAGTTGGCCTACTTCATCAACACACGAGGGTATGCCGAAGCAGGAGGTTTATCTGGCGTTGATGGATCAGCAGGGGTCGGCTGCGGTGGGGCAGATGGCTCGGCTGCTGAAGGACGATACTTTGGCTCAGGCGGCTGATGCGAGAGCGGCTAAGGTTCGGGCGGTGCTCGAGAAGGAGTACTACGTTTCCAAGTCAGGTGAGTATGGGTTCAGCCAGGACTTTGGGAAGATCGATAAGACTTCGACTGTGTTTCCGAGTGTGGCCTGGTGGAATGATGGGGCGGGTTACACGCCTGGGTTGGAGCACGCGGGGGTAAGTTTGAGGCGCTGGGCGTCGCATGATTTTGCGACGGACTGGGGTGCCCGGGATGTGGCGGAGAGCGATGCGATGTACGACCCGATCAGCTATCACCAAGGGTCGGTCTGGCCGCTGTTTACGGGCTGGGCAGCGATGGCGCAGTACCGGTCGGGTCATGCGCTGGCGGGGTTCCAGAGTGTGATGGCCAATGCGGATCTGACGACGGCGCAGGATATCGGCGCGGTGACGGAGCTGCTTTCAGGGGCGTTCTTCGAGCCGTTCGGGCGGAGTACAAGTCATCAGCTTTGGTCGAGTGCGATGGTGGTGACGCCGCTGCTGCGCGGGATGTTTGGGTTGGAGGTGGATGGGGTGGCGCGCACCGTGAAGGTGACGCCTCGGCTGCCGGCGGATTGGGACTCGGCTGAGGTGAGGCGGCTGCATGTTGGGGCTTCCGTTGTCGATGTTTTGTATCGGCGGGAGGGTGGGTTTATGAACGTCTCGTTGTCTCCTGTTTCGGGTGAGGCGGTGCGGCTGGTTGGGCCGGCCAAGGTGGCTCTGCCGGCGGTTGAGGTGTCGATGGGGCATGGGCTACCAACGCCGGGGAGCCGGACGGGGCAGGTGAAGGTAGTGGATGAGACGTGGAGCGGGCGGTCCCTGCGGTTGGAGGTTGAGGGGGTGAGCGGGACCGTAGGGCGGTTTACGGTTCGGCAGAATGTGAGTGGGTTGAAGGTGGCGGTTGAGGGTGGGGGGTTGGATGGCTCGGCGCTGACGATTCCCTTCTCTGGTGCGGCTGGTTATATGAGCAAGGTGGTGACGTTGCGGTGGTAG